One Orcinus orca chromosome 7, mOrcOrc1.1, whole genome shotgun sequence genomic window carries:
- the PIKFYVE gene encoding 1-phosphatidylinositol 3-phosphate 5-kinase isoform X10, which translates to MATDDKTSPTLDSADDLPRSPTSPSHLTHFKPLTPDQDEPPFKSAYSSFVNLFRFNKERGEGGQGEQPSLSGSWTSPQLPSRTQSVRSPTPYKKQLNEELQRRSSVLEDSLRHPQETTDTRRKAEPAFGGHDPRTAVQLRSLSTVLKRLKEIMEGKSQDSDLKQYWMPDSQCKECYDCNEKFTTFRRRHHCRLCGQIFCSRCCNQEIPGKFMGYTGDLRACTYCRKIALSYAHSTDSNSIGEDLNALSDSPSSVSVLDPSEPRTPVGSRKASRNIFLEDDFAWQSLIHPDSSNNALSTRLVSVQEDAGKSPARNRSASITNLSLDRSGSPMVPSYETSVSPQANRTYVRTETTEDERKILLDSVQLKDLWKKICHHSSGMEFQDHRYWLRTHPNCIVGKELVNWLIRNGHIATRAQAIAIGQAMVDGRWLDCVSHHDQLFRDEYALYRPLQSTEFSETPSPDSDSVNSVEGHSEPSWFKDIKFDDSDTEQIAEEGDDNLTNSASPSKRTSVSSFQSTVDSDSAASISLNVELDNVNFHIKKPSKYPHVPPHPADQKGRR; encoded by the exons ATGGCCACAGATGATAAGACGTCCCCTACATTGGACTCTGCTGATGATTTGCCTCGATCTCCTACTAGTCCTTCTCACCTCACACACTTTAAACCTTTGACTCCTGATCAGGACGAACCTCCTTTTAAATCCGCGTATAGTTCTTTTGTAAATCTCTTTCGATTTAACAAAG agagaggagaagggggtCAGGGAGAGCAACCATCTCTGAGTGGAAGTTGGACCAGCCCCCAGCTCCCTTCAAGGACACAATCTGTGAGATCACCTACACCTTATAAAAAACAGCTTAATGAGGAGCTCCAGCGGCGATCTTCAGTGTTAG AGGACAGTTTGCGACACCCCCAGGAGACCACAG ATACCAGAAGGAAGGCAGAACCTGCCTTTGGAGGTCATGACCCTCGTACAGCTGTTCAGCTCCGAAGCCTCAGCACAGTATTAAAACGCCTCAAGGAAATCATGGAGGGGAAGAGCCAG GATAGTGACCTGAAGCAATATTGGATGCCAGATAGCCAGTGTAAAGAGTGCTATGACTGTAATGAGAAATTTACCACTTTTAGACGCAGACACCACTGCCGACTGTGTGGGCAGATTTTCTGCAGTCGTTGCTGCAATCAAGAAATCCCTGGAAAATTTATGGGTTATACAG ggGACCTCCGAGCCTGTACATACTGTAGAAAAATAGCCTTAAGTTATGCTCATTCCACAGACAGTAATTCCATTGGTGAAGACTTGAATGCTCTTTCAGATTCTCCTTCCTCTGTGTCTGTACTTGATCCGAGTGAACCCCGAACACCTGTAGGGAGTAGAAAAGCCAGCCGCAACATATTTTTAGAGGATGATTTTGCCTGGCAAAG tttgatTCATCCAGACTCCTCAAATAATGCTCTTTCAACAAGACTTGTATCTGTTCAAGAGGACGCTGGGAAATCTCCTGCTCGAAATAG atcAGCCAGCATTACTAACCTGTCACTGGATCGATCTGGGTCTCCCATGGTACCATCATATGAGACATCTGTCAGTCCCCAGGCTAACCGAACATATGTTAGGACAGAGACCACTGAGGATGAACGCAAAATTCTTCTG GACAGTGTTCAGTTAAAAGACCTGTGGAAAAAAATCTGCCATCATAGTAGCGGAATGGAGTTTCAGGATCACCGCTACTGGCTGAGAACTCATCCCAACTGCATTGTAGGAAAGGAGTTAGTCAACTGGTTAATCCGAAATGGACACATTGCTACAAG GGCACAAGCTATAGCAATTGGACAGGCAATGGTGGATGGACGTTGGCTGGATTGTGTCAGTCATCACGACCAGCTCTTCAGGGATGAGTATGCGCTGTACAGACCGCTGCAG AGTACAGAATTTTCCGAGACCCCTTCTCCGGACAGTGACTCAGTGAACTCTGTGGAAGGACACTCTGAGCCATCCTGGTTTAAAGACATAAAGTTTGATGACAGCGACACAGAGCAGATAGCTGAAGAAGGTGACGATAATTTGACCA ATTCTGCCAGTCCTAGCAAGCGCACATCAGTAAGCAGTTTCCAGTCCACAGTGGACAGTGACTCAGCCGCTTCTATCAGCCTGAACGTGGAGCTGGACAACGTGAACTTCCATATCAAGAAGCCCTCCAAGTACCCACATGTGCCCCCTCACCCTGCTGACCAAAAAGGTAGGAGGTAG
- the PIKFYVE gene encoding 1-phosphatidylinositol 3-phosphate 5-kinase isoform X8, which produces MATDDKTSPTLDSADDLPRSPTSPSHLTHFKPLTPDQDEPPFKSAYSSFVNLFRFNKERGEGGQGEQPSLSGSWTSPQLPSRTQSVRSPTPYKKQLNEELQRRSSVLAEDSLRHPQETTDTRRKAEPAFGGHDPRTAVQLRSLSTVLKRLKEIMEGKSQDSDLKQYWMPDSQCKECYDCNEKFTTFRRRHHCRLCGQIFCSRCCNQEIPGKFMGYTGDLRACTYCRKIALSYAHSTDSNSIGEDLNALSDSPSSVSVLDPSEPRTPVGSRKASRNIFLEDDFAWQSLIHPDSSNNALSTRLVSVQEDAGKSPARNRSASITNLSLDRSGSPMVPSYETSVSPQANRTYVRTETTEDERKILLDSVQLKDLWKKICHHSSGMEFQDHRYWLRTHPNCIVGKELVNWLIRNGHIATRAQAIAIGQAMVDGRWLDCVSHHDQLFRDEYALYRPLQSTEFSETPSPDSDSVNSVEGHSEPSWFKDIKFDDSDTEQIAEEGDDNLTNSASPSKRTSVSSFQSTVDSDSAASISLNVELDNVNFHIKKPSKYPHVPPHPADQKGRR; this is translated from the exons ATGGCCACAGATGATAAGACGTCCCCTACATTGGACTCTGCTGATGATTTGCCTCGATCTCCTACTAGTCCTTCTCACCTCACACACTTTAAACCTTTGACTCCTGATCAGGACGAACCTCCTTTTAAATCCGCGTATAGTTCTTTTGTAAATCTCTTTCGATTTAACAAAG agagaggagaagggggtCAGGGAGAGCAACCATCTCTGAGTGGAAGTTGGACCAGCCCCCAGCTCCCTTCAAGGACACAATCTGTGAGATCACCTACACCTTATAAAAAACAGCTTAATGAGGAGCTCCAGCGGCGATCTTCAGTGTTAG CAGAGGACAGTTTGCGACACCCCCAGGAGACCACAG ATACCAGAAGGAAGGCAGAACCTGCCTTTGGAGGTCATGACCCTCGTACAGCTGTTCAGCTCCGAAGCCTCAGCACAGTATTAAAACGCCTCAAGGAAATCATGGAGGGGAAGAGCCAG GATAGTGACCTGAAGCAATATTGGATGCCAGATAGCCAGTGTAAAGAGTGCTATGACTGTAATGAGAAATTTACCACTTTTAGACGCAGACACCACTGCCGACTGTGTGGGCAGATTTTCTGCAGTCGTTGCTGCAATCAAGAAATCCCTGGAAAATTTATGGGTTATACAG ggGACCTCCGAGCCTGTACATACTGTAGAAAAATAGCCTTAAGTTATGCTCATTCCACAGACAGTAATTCCATTGGTGAAGACTTGAATGCTCTTTCAGATTCTCCTTCCTCTGTGTCTGTACTTGATCCGAGTGAACCCCGAACACCTGTAGGGAGTAGAAAAGCCAGCCGCAACATATTTTTAGAGGATGATTTTGCCTGGCAAAG tttgatTCATCCAGACTCCTCAAATAATGCTCTTTCAACAAGACTTGTATCTGTTCAAGAGGACGCTGGGAAATCTCCTGCTCGAAATAG atcAGCCAGCATTACTAACCTGTCACTGGATCGATCTGGGTCTCCCATGGTACCATCATATGAGACATCTGTCAGTCCCCAGGCTAACCGAACATATGTTAGGACAGAGACCACTGAGGATGAACGCAAAATTCTTCTG GACAGTGTTCAGTTAAAAGACCTGTGGAAAAAAATCTGCCATCATAGTAGCGGAATGGAGTTTCAGGATCACCGCTACTGGCTGAGAACTCATCCCAACTGCATTGTAGGAAAGGAGTTAGTCAACTGGTTAATCCGAAATGGACACATTGCTACAAG GGCACAAGCTATAGCAATTGGACAGGCAATGGTGGATGGACGTTGGCTGGATTGTGTCAGTCATCACGACCAGCTCTTCAGGGATGAGTATGCGCTGTACAGACCGCTGCAG AGTACAGAATTTTCCGAGACCCCTTCTCCGGACAGTGACTCAGTGAACTCTGTGGAAGGACACTCTGAGCCATCCTGGTTTAAAGACATAAAGTTTGATGACAGCGACACAGAGCAGATAGCTGAAGAAGGTGACGATAATTTGACCA ATTCTGCCAGTCCTAGCAAGCGCACATCAGTAAGCAGTTTCCAGTCCACAGTGGACAGTGACTCAGCCGCTTCTATCAGCCTGAACGTGGAGCTGGACAACGTGAACTTCCATATCAAGAAGCCCTCCAAGTACCCACATGTGCCCCCTCACCCTGCTGACCAAAAAGGTAGGAGGTAG
- the PIKFYVE gene encoding 1-phosphatidylinositol 3-phosphate 5-kinase isoform X9 translates to MATDDKTSPTLDSADDLPRSPTSPSHLTHFKPLTPDQDEPPFKSAYSSFVNLFRFNKERGEGGQGEQPSLSGSWTSPQLPSRTQSVRSPTPYKKQLNEELQRRSSVLDTRRKAEPAFGGHDPRTAVQLRSLSTVLKRLKEIMEGKSQDSDLKQYWMPDSQCKECYDCNEKFTTFRRRHHCRLCGQIFCSRCCNQEIPGKFMGYTGDLRACTYCRKIALSYAHSTDSNSIGEDLNALSDSPSSVSVLDPSEPRTPVGSRKASRNIFLEDDFAWQSLIHPDSSNNALSTRLVSVQEDAGKSPARNRSASITNLSLDRSGSPMVPSYETSVSPQANRTYVRTETTEDERKILLDSVQLKDLWKKICHHSSGMEFQDHRYWLRTHPNCIVGKELVNWLIRNGHIATRAQAIAIGQAMVDGRWLDCVSHHDQLFRDEYALYRPLQSTEFSETPSPDSDSVNSVEGHSEPSWFKDIKFDDSDTEQIAEEGDDNLTNSASPSKRTSVSSFQSTVDSDSAASISLNVELDNVNFHIKKPSKYPHVPPHPADQKGRR, encoded by the exons ATGGCCACAGATGATAAGACGTCCCCTACATTGGACTCTGCTGATGATTTGCCTCGATCTCCTACTAGTCCTTCTCACCTCACACACTTTAAACCTTTGACTCCTGATCAGGACGAACCTCCTTTTAAATCCGCGTATAGTTCTTTTGTAAATCTCTTTCGATTTAACAAAG agagaggagaagggggtCAGGGAGAGCAACCATCTCTGAGTGGAAGTTGGACCAGCCCCCAGCTCCCTTCAAGGACACAATCTGTGAGATCACCTACACCTTATAAAAAACAGCTTAATGAGGAGCTCCAGCGGCGATCTTCAGTGTTAG ATACCAGAAGGAAGGCAGAACCTGCCTTTGGAGGTCATGACCCTCGTACAGCTGTTCAGCTCCGAAGCCTCAGCACAGTATTAAAACGCCTCAAGGAAATCATGGAGGGGAAGAGCCAG GATAGTGACCTGAAGCAATATTGGATGCCAGATAGCCAGTGTAAAGAGTGCTATGACTGTAATGAGAAATTTACCACTTTTAGACGCAGACACCACTGCCGACTGTGTGGGCAGATTTTCTGCAGTCGTTGCTGCAATCAAGAAATCCCTGGAAAATTTATGGGTTATACAG ggGACCTCCGAGCCTGTACATACTGTAGAAAAATAGCCTTAAGTTATGCTCATTCCACAGACAGTAATTCCATTGGTGAAGACTTGAATGCTCTTTCAGATTCTCCTTCCTCTGTGTCTGTACTTGATCCGAGTGAACCCCGAACACCTGTAGGGAGTAGAAAAGCCAGCCGCAACATATTTTTAGAGGATGATTTTGCCTGGCAAAG tttgatTCATCCAGACTCCTCAAATAATGCTCTTTCAACAAGACTTGTATCTGTTCAAGAGGACGCTGGGAAATCTCCTGCTCGAAATAG atcAGCCAGCATTACTAACCTGTCACTGGATCGATCTGGGTCTCCCATGGTACCATCATATGAGACATCTGTCAGTCCCCAGGCTAACCGAACATATGTTAGGACAGAGACCACTGAGGATGAACGCAAAATTCTTCTG GACAGTGTTCAGTTAAAAGACCTGTGGAAAAAAATCTGCCATCATAGTAGCGGAATGGAGTTTCAGGATCACCGCTACTGGCTGAGAACTCATCCCAACTGCATTGTAGGAAAGGAGTTAGTCAACTGGTTAATCCGAAATGGACACATTGCTACAAG GGCACAAGCTATAGCAATTGGACAGGCAATGGTGGATGGACGTTGGCTGGATTGTGTCAGTCATCACGACCAGCTCTTCAGGGATGAGTATGCGCTGTACAGACCGCTGCAG AGTACAGAATTTTCCGAGACCCCTTCTCCGGACAGTGACTCAGTGAACTCTGTGGAAGGACACTCTGAGCCATCCTGGTTTAAAGACATAAAGTTTGATGACAGCGACACAGAGCAGATAGCTGAAGAAGGTGACGATAATTTGACCA ATTCTGCCAGTCCTAGCAAGCGCACATCAGTAAGCAGTTTCCAGTCCACAGTGGACAGTGACTCAGCCGCTTCTATCAGCCTGAACGTGGAGCTGGACAACGTGAACTTCCATATCAAGAAGCCCTCCAAGTACCCACATGTGCCCCCTCACCCTGCTGACCAAAAAGGTAGGAGGTAG